Proteins encoded within one genomic window of Lysinibacillus sphaericus:
- a CDS encoding S8 family peptidase, whose amino-acid sequence MGAAKDNNVGGHGINPNAKLLPIDVFNGEEGANDFVIAQGILYAIEQGADVINMSLGGYGESPLMKDAVKQAIDKGITIVAAAGNESTDEYSFPASYEGVISVGSTNDINKLSSYSNYGPSVDVVAPGEEIYSTVHDEKKGSSFVKFSGTSMAAPVVAGVASLLKSKHPNLKPHEVEAILEMTANNLGEKGYDLTYGHGLINPVKALQFNVNNLPKEYSETTEERIKNAKVLAKNTLNSEKGEFKQPNEKKWYKVDLDANEYAQLTLKGANKYDYALELYFYPTDSKEEVDPIHVNDVRVGKQEGYLYKADQKGTLLVGVKDYNGSYNLNGESNYVFTAQTTKDLPVDSLEMDKKENIQQFPFSTKGKNYTLLSKDQQSDQDYFTFSVKEPTTLRFDLSGIPGVTASMELYLKEELDAVPAENVNDEEMYEAYPIQTSYSADKGDGVNLIVDAIPGTEYVLNVSNQGSSAFSLDMFFSGGIENEETISESIIPYTLKGEVVTLPEDEDGLPLNEEMPEGNVENELLPLTQYQTKKDNQINNLFNMFMDPGAMGNPEDIALIMEQAVPFDIGQDKKAYFQTEFDEDYFLLKPEEDAVYGFQVKKA is encoded by the coding sequence ATTGGCGCTGCAAAAGATAATAATGTAGGAGGACATGGGATTAATCCAAATGCTAAGCTTCTTCCAATTGATGTATTCAACGGAGAAGAAGGTGCCAATGATTTCGTCATTGCACAAGGTATTCTTTACGCCATTGAACAGGGCGCTGATGTTATTAACATGAGTCTTGGTGGTTATGGAGAATCTCCATTAATGAAAGACGCTGTTAAGCAAGCGATAGATAAAGGAATTACGATTGTAGCAGCAGCAGGAAACGAATCGACAGATGAATATTCTTTCCCTGCTTCTTACGAAGGTGTCATTAGCGTAGGTTCTACAAATGATATCAACAAACTATCAAGCTATTCAAACTATGGTCCATCGGTTGACGTGGTAGCACCAGGTGAGGAAATATACAGTACCGTTCACGACGAGAAAAAGGGATCATCCTTTGTCAAATTTAGTGGGACATCAATGGCAGCTCCCGTTGTAGCAGGTGTTGCCTCCCTACTAAAATCAAAACATCCAAATTTAAAGCCTCATGAAGTAGAAGCTATTCTCGAAATGACCGCAAATAATCTAGGTGAGAAAGGCTATGATCTTACATATGGACATGGTCTTATCAACCCGGTGAAAGCATTACAGTTTAATGTCAATAATCTTCCGAAAGAGTATTCAGAAACAACGGAAGAACGTATTAAAAACGCCAAAGTTCTTGCAAAGAATACATTGAATTCAGAAAAAGGTGAATTCAAACAACCAAACGAAAAAAAATGGTACAAGGTTGATTTAGATGCAAATGAATATGCTCAACTGACATTAAAGGGTGCAAACAAATACGATTATGCACTTGAATTGTATTTCTACCCTACAGATAGCAAAGAGGAAGTCGACCCAATCCATGTCAATGATGTGCGTGTAGGAAAGCAAGAGGGATACCTATACAAAGCAGATCAAAAAGGAACACTGCTTGTTGGGGTTAAAGATTATAATGGCAGCTATAACTTAAATGGTGAGTCGAATTATGTATTCACTGCTCAAACAACGAAGGATTTACCAGTTGATTCATTAGAGATGGACAAAAAGGAGAACATTCAACAGTTCCCATTCAGTACAAAAGGGAAAAACTATACCCTGCTTTCTAAAGATCAACAAAGCGACCAAGATTATTTCACATTTTCAGTAAAAGAACCAACAACGCTGCGATTTGATTTGTCTGGTATTCCAGGTGTTACAGCCTCTATGGAACTTTATCTAAAGGAAGAATTAGATGCTGTACCAGCAGAAAACGTTAATGATGAGGAAATGTATGAGGCCTATCCAATTCAAACAAGCTATAGCGCAGATAAAGGCGACGGTGTAAACCTTATTGTTGACGCTATTCCTGGGACAGAATATGTATTAAACGTATCCAATCAAGGCAGTAGTGCTTTTTCACTTGATATGTTCTTTAGCGGCGGCATTGAAAATGAAGAAACGATAAGTGAATCCATCATCCCTTATACATTAAAGGGTGAAGTCGTTACCCTTCCTGAAGATGAAGACGGGTTACCGTTAAATGAGGAAATGCCAGAAGGTAATGTAGAAAATGAGCTTTTACCTTTAACTCAATATCAAACAAAAAAAGACAATCAAATAAATAATTTATTCAATATGTTTATGGATCCTGGTGCTATGGGTAATCCGGAAGACATAGCTCTAATTATGGAGCAAGCCGTTCCTTTTGACATTGGTCAAGATAAAAAAGCTTACTTCCAAACAGAATTTGATGAAGATTACTTCTTATTAAAGCCCGAAGAAGATGCCGTATATGGTTTCCAAGTTAAAAAGGCATGA
- the serS gene encoding serine--tRNA ligase, translating into MLDIKRVRDNFAEIKEMLLTRNEDLGNLDDFEALDTKRRELIAKAEELKAERNKVSEQISVMKRNKENADEVIARMRQVGDEIKELDTQLNEVEDRFKDMMMRLPNVPHESVPVGTTEDDNVVEYTWGEVPTFDFDIKAHWDIATDLQIVDFERGAKVAGSRFLFYRGLGARLERALMSFMMDLHAEEHGYEEMLPPVIVNRDSLTGTGQLPKFEEDVFKLDDTDYFMIPTAEVPVTNFYRDEILPIEVLPQGFAAYSACFRSEAGSAGRDTRGLIRQHQFNKVELVRFVKPEESYEQLELLTGHAEKVLQLLGLPYRKLKMCTADLGFTAAKKYDLEVWIPAQNMYREISSCSNFEDFQARRANIRFRREPNAKPEYVHTLNGSGLAIGRTVAAILENYQQADGSVAIPEVLVPYMGGKKVIAPK; encoded by the coding sequence ATGTTAGATATTAAACGCGTCCGTGATAACTTCGCGGAAATTAAAGAAATGCTATTAACACGCAATGAAGATTTAGGAAACTTAGATGATTTTGAAGCTTTAGATACAAAACGTCGCGAATTAATCGCGAAAGCAGAAGAACTGAAAGCAGAACGAAATAAAGTATCTGAACAAATTTCTGTTATGAAACGTAATAAAGAAAATGCTGATGAAGTCATCGCACGTATGCGTCAAGTTGGCGATGAAATTAAAGAGCTAGATACACAACTCAATGAAGTAGAAGACCGTTTTAAAGATATGATGATGCGCTTACCAAACGTGCCACATGAATCTGTGCCAGTCGGTACTACGGAAGACGACAATGTAGTGGAATATACGTGGGGCGAAGTACCAACTTTTGATTTTGATATTAAAGCACACTGGGATATCGCAACAGATTTACAAATTGTAGATTTTGAACGTGGAGCAAAAGTAGCGGGCAGTCGTTTCTTATTCTATCGTGGCTTAGGTGCTCGTTTAGAACGTGCATTAATGAGCTTTATGATGGATTTACATGCAGAAGAGCATGGTTATGAAGAAATGCTACCACCTGTTATTGTTAATCGAGATAGCTTAACGGGTACAGGTCAGCTACCTAAATTTGAAGAAGATGTATTTAAACTAGATGATACAGATTACTTTATGATTCCAACAGCAGAAGTACCTGTTACGAATTTCTATCGTGATGAAATTCTACCTATTGAAGTTTTACCACAAGGCTTTGCAGCGTATAGCGCTTGCTTCCGCTCAGAAGCGGGCTCTGCCGGTCGCGATACACGTGGCTTAATTCGTCAGCACCAATTTAATAAAGTGGAATTAGTCCGTTTTGTAAAACCAGAGGAATCTTATGAACAGCTAGAATTATTAACAGGTCACGCTGAAAAAGTATTACAATTATTAGGTTTACCTTATCGTAAATTAAAAATGTGTACAGCTGATTTAGGCTTCACTGCTGCCAAAAAATATGATTTAGAAGTATGGATTCCAGCACAAAATATGTACCGTGAAATTTCTTCTTGCTCAAACTTTGAGGATTTCCAAGCGCGTCGTGCCAATATCCGCTTCCGCCGTGAGCCAAATGCTAAACCAGAATACGTACACACATTAAATGGTTCAGGTCTTGCTATTGGTCGAACAGTGGCTGCCATCCTTGAAAACTATCAGCAAGCCGACGGAAGCGTAGCTATTCCAGAGGTATTAGTTCCTTATATGGGCGGCAAAAAAGTCATTGCACCGAAGTAA
- the pdxT gene encoding pyridoxal 5'-phosphate synthase glutaminase subunit PdxT translates to MKRVGVLALQGAVREHVRMLETLGCQTVLVKHKEQLEGLDGLILPGGESTTMRKLLDRYELLGPIRSLAQKGVPIFGTCAGLILLAKEVVDHDPHLAVMDVVVARNSYGRQVDSFEVNLNIQAIGEAIPAVFIRAPHIVSVGEGVEVLAEHDGKIVLARDGHLLGCSFHPELTTDLRIVKYFVTTMV, encoded by the coding sequence ATGAAGAGAGTCGGTGTATTAGCATTACAGGGTGCTGTTAGAGAGCATGTACGAATGTTAGAGACACTTGGTTGTCAAACGGTTTTAGTCAAGCATAAGGAGCAATTAGAAGGGCTTGATGGACTTATATTACCAGGTGGAGAAAGTACAACAATGCGCAAGTTACTTGATCGCTATGAACTATTGGGGCCCATTCGTTCACTTGCGCAAAAAGGCGTACCAATATTCGGCACGTGTGCTGGATTGATATTATTGGCAAAAGAAGTAGTTGACCATGATCCACATTTAGCTGTAATGGATGTTGTCGTTGCTCGAAATTCATATGGACGTCAAGTAGATAGCTTTGAAGTGAATTTAAATATCCAAGCGATTGGCGAAGCAATACCAGCTGTCTTTATACGCGCACCGCATATTGTGTCAGTTGGGGAAGGTGTTGAAGTGCTAGCGGAGCATGACGGAAAAATTGTGCTAGCGCGAGATGGTCATTTACTTGGCTGTTCATTTCATCCTGAACTAACGACAGATTTGCGCATTGTCAAATATTTTGTGACGACCATGGTGTGA
- the pdxS gene encoding pyridoxal 5'-phosphate synthase lyase subunit PdxS: protein MKQTGTELVKRGMAEMQKGGVIMDVINAEQAKIAEAAGAVAVMALERVPSDIRKAGGVARMADPRIVEEVMAAVTIPVMAKARIGHIVEARVLEAMGVDYIDESEVLTPADEEYHLLKSDYTVPFVCGCRDLGEAARRIGEGASMLRTKGEPGTGNIVEAVRHIRKVNAQVRKVVGMTEDELMTEAKLLGAPFELLREIKKLGRLPVVNFAAGGVATPADAALMMELGADGVFVGSGIFKSENPEKFARAIVEATTHYKDYKLIAEISKELGVPMKGIDIAQLSQSERMQERGW from the coding sequence TGGGATGGCGGAAATGCAAAAGGGTGGCGTGATTATGGATGTCATTAATGCGGAGCAGGCGAAAATTGCTGAAGCAGCGGGTGCTGTGGCTGTGATGGCATTAGAGCGAGTGCCTTCAGATATACGAAAGGCAGGAGGAGTGGCACGCATGGCAGATCCTCGTATTGTAGAGGAGGTTATGGCGGCTGTCACAATTCCTGTTATGGCGAAAGCACGTATTGGTCATATCGTTGAAGCTCGCGTGTTAGAGGCAATGGGCGTTGATTATATTGATGAGAGTGAAGTGTTAACGCCAGCGGATGAGGAATATCATTTATTGAAAAGTGACTATACAGTGCCATTTGTATGCGGCTGTCGTGATTTAGGAGAAGCGGCTCGTCGTATCGGTGAAGGGGCATCTATGCTACGGACGAAAGGTGAGCCAGGTACAGGGAATATTGTAGAGGCTGTACGCCATATTCGTAAGGTCAATGCCCAAGTACGAAAAGTTGTCGGGATGACTGAGGATGAGTTAATGACTGAGGCAAAATTGCTTGGTGCGCCATTTGAATTATTACGAGAAATTAAAAAGCTTGGTCGATTACCAGTTGTAAACTTTGCCGCAGGCGGTGTAGCGACACCAGCAGACGCAGCATTAATGATGGAGTTAGGTGCTGATGGAGTATTTGTGGGCTCTGGTATTTTTAAATCGGAAAATCCTGAGAAATTTGCACGTGCCATTGTAGAAGCAACGACGCATTATAAAGATTATAAATTGATTGCAGAAATTTCAAAAGAGCTGGGTGTGCCGATGAAAGGTATTGATATTGCACAACTTAGTCAAAGTGAACGTATGCAAGAACGAGGCTGGTAA